The following proteins come from a genomic window of Thermoanaerobaculia bacterium:
- a CDS encoding DinB family protein — MTKQHPLTPLEEALEAWRGARDGVIAEAENITSKGFHFRPAPESRTVAALLRHIMDVGMMAAGELSRPDTDFHRAPWPELLATYDAPLAKARNRASILRLLRRSIADAERKLRRAGEREMKKKITRFDGLKGTKLEWLHHAIAHEEYHRGQLALYARLMGREPALTRLIRTGK, encoded by the coding sequence ATGACGAAACAGCACCCATTGACCCCGCTCGAAGAAGCGCTGGAAGCGTGGCGCGGCGCGCGCGACGGCGTAATCGCGGAAGCCGAAAACATCACGTCGAAGGGCTTCCACTTTCGCCCCGCCCCCGAATCGCGCACGGTCGCCGCGCTCTTGCGGCACATCATGGACGTCGGGATGATGGCGGCCGGCGAGCTCTCGCGTCCGGACACGGACTTCCACCGCGCGCCGTGGCCCGAGCTCCTCGCGACGTACGACGCCCCTCTCGCGAAGGCCCGAAACCGCGCGTCGATCCTCCGTCTGCTTCGGCGGTCGATCGCCGACGCGGAGCGGAAGCTCCGCCGGGCGGGCGAGCGGGAGATGAAGAAGAAAATCACGCGCTTCGACGGGCTGAAGGGCACGAAGCTCGAATGGCTCCATCACGCGATCGCGCACGAGGAGTACCACCGCGGGCAGCTCGCGCTGTATGCGCGGCTGATGGGCCGGGAGCCGGCGCTCACGCGCCTCATCCGCACCGGCAAATAG
- a CDS encoding ATP-dependent DNA ligase: MKGFAALAANLRATRRTSGKVSLAAGYLAALDPESLPIAARFLSGRPFSAREERTLSVGGSAIHRTAKVLFPEIDDETLGDCFREVGDAGETFALLQRGRKRSADLPVREAAAFFERLAATRGVDPKLSLLAATLEPLAPEVLKEIVKLASGGQRTGLSTLLLEQAIAKAFSVPLPDVQRANLLAGDVGRVAALACDGRLSEAALALFHPMGFQLAAVYEAGDDLPWEKTVVEEKFDGIRAQAHVAPAGALSPGRVALFSRTLDEITGSFPEIAARLAALPVPLVADGEILAFENGRALPFGRLQKRLGRKKVDRRAIAEVPLVFVFYDLLAWEGALVIDLPFVERRRRLESLVLPQGTFLSPVSRASGAGDLEFLFDAAIAHGNEGLMIKDETAPYAPGKRGRSWLKYKKARATLDVVVTVAEPGHGRRAGLLSDLTFAVRAADGSLVNVGKAYSGLTDAEIAATTATFKRITEKMYGRTRIVRPEVVLEVAFDGIQESRRHKSGYALRFPRILRLRPDKPISEIDTVERVAELHEQLMSGAAPPNPLEEAR; this comes from the coding sequence ATGAAGGGATTCGCGGCGCTCGCGGCGAATCTCCGCGCGACGCGCCGGACGTCCGGGAAGGTCTCGCTCGCGGCGGGGTATCTGGCGGCGCTCGACCCGGAGTCCCTCCCGATCGCCGCGCGCTTCCTTTCCGGCCGCCCCTTTTCCGCGCGCGAGGAACGAACCCTCTCCGTCGGGGGAAGCGCGATCCATCGGACGGCGAAAGTCCTCTTTCCGGAAATCGACGACGAGACTCTCGGCGACTGCTTCCGCGAGGTCGGGGACGCGGGAGAGACGTTCGCGCTGCTCCAGCGAGGGCGGAAACGATCGGCCGATCTTCCGGTCCGGGAAGCCGCGGCGTTCTTCGAGCGACTGGCGGCGACCCGCGGGGTCGATCCGAAGCTGTCGCTCCTGGCGGCGACGCTCGAGCCGCTCGCGCCGGAAGTCCTGAAGGAGATCGTGAAGCTCGCGTCCGGCGGGCAGCGCACCGGGCTCTCGACGCTCCTTCTCGAGCAGGCGATCGCGAAGGCGTTCTCCGTTCCCCTCCCGGACGTCCAGCGGGCGAACCTGCTCGCCGGCGACGTGGGGCGGGTCGCGGCGCTCGCGTGCGACGGCCGGCTGTCGGAAGCCGCGCTCGCGCTCTTCCATCCCATGGGATTCCAGCTCGCGGCCGTGTACGAAGCCGGCGACGATCTCCCGTGGGAGAAGACCGTCGTCGAGGAGAAGTTCGACGGCATCCGGGCGCAGGCGCACGTCGCGCCGGCGGGCGCGCTCTCTCCGGGCCGCGTCGCCCTGTTCTCCCGGACGCTCGACGAGATCACCGGCTCGTTTCCCGAGATCGCGGCGCGCCTGGCGGCTCTCCCGGTTCCGCTCGTCGCCGACGGAGAGATCCTCGCGTTCGAGAACGGGCGCGCCCTCCCGTTCGGGCGGCTGCAGAAGCGGTTGGGGCGCAAGAAGGTCGATCGCCGGGCCATCGCGGAAGTGCCGCTCGTCTTCGTCTTCTACGACCTTCTCGCCTGGGAAGGCGCGCTCGTCATCGATCTTCCGTTCGTCGAACGGCGGAGAAGGCTCGAATCCCTGGTCCTTCCGCAGGGAACGTTCCTGTCGCCGGTTTCCCGCGCTTCCGGCGCCGGCGATCTCGAGTTCCTCTTCGACGCGGCGATCGCGCACGGAAACGAGGGACTGATGATCAAGGACGAGACCGCCCCGTACGCGCCGGGGAAGCGCGGACGGAGCTGGCTCAAGTACAAGAAGGCGCGCGCCACGCTCGACGTCGTCGTCACCGTCGCCGAGCCGGGGCACGGCAGGCGCGCGGGACTCCTCTCCGACCTGACGTTCGCCGTCCGCGCGGCGGACGGCTCGCTCGTCAACGTGGGCAAGGCTTATTCGGGACTCACCGACGCCGAGATCGCCGCGACGACCGCGACGTTCAAGCGGATCACCGAGAAGATGTACGGCCGGACGCGGATCGTCCGGCCGGAAGTCGTGCTCGAAGTCGCGTTCGACGGCATCCAGGAGTCGCGCCGGCACAAGTCGGGATACGCGCTGAGGTTCCCGCGCATCCTGCGCCTGCGCCCGGACAAGCCGATCTCGGAGATCGACACGGTCGAGCGCGTCGCCGAGCTGCACGAGCAGCTGATGTCGGGCGCGGCCCCGCCGAATCCCCTCGAAGAGGCGCGATAA
- a CDS encoding MBL fold metallo-hydrolase has translation MRLETTPAGLFLPEVGLHVDPVLPVEAAIVTHGHGDHARALPGRMYATPETAAIVRARFGETATVVLPYGEPVDVGSPRSPARLTLFSAGHVLGSAGALVEQGGERLFVTGDVKLRPSLTCATAEIPECDTLVVESTFGLRVFRFPETRLLREAIVAEARAALGEGATPVFLAYALGKGPEVARILGGAGIPVSLHGAIEKMSSLYRAFGVTFPNAVPYDSSALEGRALVVPPPCRSQPMVTKIRNRRVVAVTGWALLDAAYDRYGAQGLVPMSDHADFDELVAIVEKSRARRVRTVHGFADAFARILARRGMDAEALEAAAPEEA, from the coding sequence GTGCGGCTCGAAACGACGCCCGCGGGACTCTTCCTTCCCGAAGTCGGTCTCCACGTGGATCCCGTTCTTCCGGTCGAAGCGGCGATCGTCACGCACGGTCACGGCGATCACGCCCGCGCGCTGCCCGGCCGGATGTACGCGACACCGGAGACCGCCGCGATCGTGCGGGCGAGGTTCGGGGAGACGGCGACTGTCGTCCTCCCGTACGGAGAGCCGGTCGACGTCGGCTCGCCCCGGTCTCCGGCTCGCCTGACGCTGTTTTCGGCGGGACACGTGCTCGGCTCGGCGGGCGCGCTCGTCGAACAGGGGGGCGAACGCCTCTTCGTGACCGGCGACGTGAAGCTCCGCCCTTCCCTCACCTGCGCGACCGCCGAGATCCCGGAATGCGACACGCTCGTCGTCGAGTCGACGTTCGGCCTGCGGGTCTTTCGGTTTCCCGAAACACGCCTCCTGCGGGAAGCGATCGTCGCGGAGGCGCGGGCGGCGCTCGGCGAGGGCGCGACACCGGTCTTCCTCGCGTACGCGCTCGGGAAGGGCCCGGAGGTCGCCAGGATCCTCGGCGGGGCCGGCATCCCGGTCTCCCTCCATGGAGCGATCGAGAAGATGAGCTCCCTCTACCGCGCGTTCGGAGTGACCTTCCCGAACGCGGTTCCGTACGATTCCTCGGCCCTCGAGGGGCGCGCCCTCGTCGTCCCGCCGCCGTGCCGCAGCCAGCCGATGGTCACGAAGATCCGGAACCGACGCGTCGTCGCGGTGACCGGCTGGGCGCTCCTCGACGCCGCGTACGACCGCTACGGGGCGCAGGGCCTCGTCCCGATGTCCGACCACGCGGATTTCGACGAGCTCGTGGCGATCGTCGAGAAGTCCCGCGCCCGACGCGTCCGCACCGTCCACGGGTTCGCGGACGCCTTCGCGCGCATCCTGGCGCGCCGCGGAATGGACGCGGAGGCGCTCGAGGCCGCCGCGCCGGAGGAGGCATGA
- a CDS encoding aminotransferase class V-fold PLP-dependent enzyme, whose translation MTDTLTNRLAPLEMSSGEFRTLGHSLVDRIAGFLDSLPGRPVTPAETPAEVRAAIGSERRLPDSGSPAAPLLEEAARLLFEHSLFNGHPGFLAYITSSAAPIGALADLLAAAVNPNCGAFGLSPAATEIEAQTVRWIAELIGFPGTGGVLVSGGNMANFVGFVAARRAKEPEVREKGIDPGRVRLRVYTSAETHTWIQKAADLFGLGTEAIRWIPVDAELRMIPEALENAIAEDARRGERPFLVVGTAGSVGTGAVDPLPAIAAIARRHDCWFHVDGAYGALAAALPDASADLKGLALADSVAVDPHKWLYTPVEAGCALVRSRDALRDAFSYRPPYYHFDRDEETINFYELGPQNSRGFRALKVWLGLRRTGREGAVRMMADDCALAGVLAENVRKTPGLELLTVGLSIVTFRAVPEGMTDAEALDELNTKLLTAIQEDGRFYLSNAVVGGKFALRACIVNFRTSRKEMEALPGVVVELAKGLR comes from the coding sequence ATGACCGACACGCTCACGAACCGCCTCGCCCCCCTGGAAATGTCTTCCGGAGAGTTCCGCACTCTCGGCCATTCCCTCGTCGACCGAATCGCGGGGTTTCTCGACTCCCTTCCCGGCCGCCCGGTGACTCCGGCGGAAACGCCCGCGGAAGTCCGCGCGGCGATCGGGAGCGAGCGACGGCTTCCGGACAGCGGCTCTCCCGCCGCTCCCCTTCTCGAAGAAGCCGCTCGACTGCTCTTCGAACACTCGCTCTTCAACGGCCATCCCGGGTTCCTCGCCTACATCACGTCGTCCGCGGCGCCGATCGGAGCGCTCGCCGACCTTCTCGCCGCGGCGGTCAACCCGAACTGCGGCGCCTTCGGCCTCTCCCCCGCCGCGACCGAGATCGAAGCGCAGACGGTGCGCTGGATCGCGGAGCTGATCGGCTTTCCCGGAACGGGCGGGGTGCTCGTCTCGGGGGGAAACATGGCGAACTTCGTCGGCTTCGTCGCGGCCCGGCGGGCGAAGGAGCCGGAGGTCCGCGAAAAGGGAATCGATCCCGGGCGCGTCCGGCTGCGCGTCTACACGTCCGCGGAGACGCACACCTGGATCCAGAAGGCGGCGGATCTCTTCGGTCTCGGGACGGAGGCGATCCGCTGGATCCCCGTGGATGCGGAGCTGCGGATGATCCCCGAGGCGCTCGAGAACGCGATCGCGGAGGACGCACGCCGCGGAGAGCGGCCGTTCCTCGTCGTCGGGACGGCGGGCTCGGTCGGAACGGGCGCGGTGGATCCCCTTCCCGCGATCGCTGCGATCGCCCGACGCCACGACTGCTGGTTCCACGTCGACGGAGCGTACGGCGCGCTCGCGGCGGCGCTCCCCGACGCCTCGGCCGACCTCAAAGGGCTCGCGCTCGCCGATTCCGTCGCCGTCGACCCGCACAAGTGGCTCTACACGCCGGTCGAAGCCGGGTGCGCGCTCGTGCGCTCGCGCGACGCTCTCCGGGACGCGTTCAGCTATCGGCCGCCGTACTACCACTTCGACCGCGACGAGGAGACGATCAATTTCTACGAGCTCGGGCCGCAGAACTCGCGGGGCTTCCGGGCTCTCAAGGTCTGGCTGGGACTCCGCCGGACCGGTCGGGAAGGCGCCGTTCGGATGATGGCCGACGACTGCGCGCTCGCCGGCGTGCTCGCGGAGAACGTGAGGAAGACTCCCGGCCTCGAGCTCCTGACCGTCGGGCTCTCGATCGTGACGTTCCGCGCCGTTCCGGAAGGGATGACCGACGCGGAGGCTCTCGACGAGCTCAATACGAAGCTCCTGACCGCGATCCAGGAGGACGGCCGGTTCTATCTCTCCAACGCCGTCGTCGGAGGGAAGTTCGCGCTGCGCGCCTGCATCGTCAATTTTCGGACGTCGCGGAAGGAGATGGAGGCGCTGCCGGGCGTGGTCGTGGAGCTCGCGAAGGGGCTGCGGTAG
- a CDS encoding radical SAM protein has protein sequence MTGWPERRRQLAAAERFVEEPKKFGAYRLALGFPNSYEVGMSNLGFQWVYRLFNRVDDFVCERFFWEEEAPAETFESGTPLSEFGVVAWSVSWEMDYVNLLKTLDRARIPRRAKDRDARHPILVVGGDCARINPAPLTPFFDVFAMGDGEKLVPAISGLMKRGLSRDEFLEEAAKVPGLFVPSVQGTRAENSTAGKIVIQQTMSRKEIGPDYEVPHSTILTPHTELSDKLLIEISRGCTEMCKFCWAAYAMAPIKQYPASSILATAKLGREFTDRTGLIATAVCDHPEIDTILAGLASLGFHIALSSIKIDAIRPEILSVLAAQGERSLAIAPEAGNERLRRFINKKVTDAMLREKVAMIFAHGFTNLKLYLQFGLPSETEEDLRDLVRLVADCREIALASAKATGKMATIVPSVNAFIPKPHTPYENEPLASEDDLKRKSEFLSRAFVPMSNVRFRAMPVSEAKWEAYLAKMDESAAEILERGADGVPVRRLLKDFAPEIDAVVRPSAPPGAGKPVNAWDFISKR, from the coding sequence ATGACCGGCTGGCCGGAAAGAAGGCGGCAGCTCGCCGCCGCGGAGCGTTTCGTCGAGGAGCCGAAGAAGTTCGGCGCGTACCGGCTCGCGCTCGGATTCCCGAACTCCTACGAAGTCGGGATGTCGAATCTCGGCTTCCAGTGGGTGTACCGGCTCTTCAACCGCGTCGACGATTTCGTCTGCGAACGTTTCTTCTGGGAAGAGGAGGCGCCGGCCGAAACGTTCGAGAGCGGGACGCCGCTCTCCGAGTTCGGCGTCGTCGCCTGGTCCGTCTCCTGGGAGATGGACTACGTCAATCTGCTGAAGACGCTCGATCGCGCCCGGATCCCTCGGCGGGCGAAGGATCGCGACGCGCGGCACCCGATCCTCGTCGTCGGCGGAGACTGCGCGCGAATCAATCCGGCGCCGCTGACGCCGTTCTTCGACGTCTTCGCGATGGGAGACGGCGAAAAGCTCGTGCCCGCGATTTCCGGGTTGATGAAGCGGGGACTCTCGCGGGACGAGTTCCTCGAGGAGGCCGCGAAAGTTCCGGGACTCTTCGTGCCGTCGGTGCAGGGGACGCGCGCCGAAAATTCGACCGCCGGCAAGATCGTGATCCAGCAGACCATGTCGAGGAAGGAGATCGGCCCCGACTACGAGGTTCCGCATTCGACGATCCTGACCCCGCACACGGAGCTCTCCGACAAGCTGCTGATCGAGATCTCGCGCGGATGCACCGAGATGTGCAAGTTCTGCTGGGCGGCCTACGCGATGGCGCCGATCAAGCAGTATCCGGCGTCCTCGATCCTCGCGACCGCGAAGCTCGGCCGTGAATTCACCGATCGCACGGGCCTCATCGCGACGGCGGTCTGCGATCACCCGGAGATCGACACGATCCTCGCGGGGCTCGCCTCGCTCGGTTTCCACATCGCGCTCTCGTCGATCAAGATCGACGCGATCCGTCCGGAAATCCTTTCGGTCCTCGCGGCGCAGGGGGAGAGATCGCTGGCGATCGCTCCCGAGGCGGGCAACGAGCGCCTGCGCCGCTTCATCAACAAGAAGGTGACCGACGCGATGCTTCGCGAGAAGGTCGCGATGATCTTCGCGCACGGGTTCACGAACCTGAAGCTCTATCTCCAGTTCGGGCTGCCGTCGGAGACGGAGGAAGACCTGCGCGACCTGGTGCGGCTCGTCGCCGACTGCCGGGAGATCGCGCTCGCCTCCGCGAAGGCGACCGGGAAGATGGCCACGATCGTTCCGTCGGTCAACGCGTTCATCCCGAAGCCCCACACGCCCTACGAGAACGAACCGCTCGCCTCGGAGGACGACCTGAAGCGCAAGAGCGAATTCCTCTCCCGCGCCTTCGTGCCGATGAGCAACGTCCGTTTCCGGGCGATGCCGGTTTCGGAAGCGAAGTGGGAGGCCTATCTCGCGAAGATGGACGAATCGGCGGCCGAGATCCTCGAGCGCGGCGCCGACGGGGTTCCGGTGCGCCGGCTGCTGAAGGATTTCGCGCCGGAGATCGACGCGGTGGTGCGGCCGTCGGCGCCGCCGGGTGCCGGCAAGCCCGTCAACGCCTGGGACTTCATCAGCAAGAGATAG